One window of the Bos indicus isolate NIAB-ARS_2022 breed Sahiwal x Tharparkar chromosome 15, NIAB-ARS_B.indTharparkar_mat_pri_1.0, whole genome shotgun sequence genome contains the following:
- the MADD gene encoding MAP kinase-activating death domain protein isoform X26, whose protein sequence is MVQKKKSCPRLLDYLVIVGARHPSSDSVAQTPELLRRYPLEDHSEFPLPPDVVFFCQPEGCLSVRQRRMTLRDDTSFVFTLTDKDTGVTRYGICVNFYRSFQKRVPKEKGEAGPGSRGKEGPRAPFVSEEVGPKTSESGPSLQPPSADSTPDVSQSPRARRRAKAGSRSRNSTLTSLCVLSHYPFFSTFRECLYTLKRLVDCCSERLLGKKLGLPRGIQRDTMWRIFTGSLLVEEKSSALLHDLREIEAWIYRLLRSPVPVSGQKRVDIEVLPQELQQALTFALPDPSRFTLVDFPLHLPLELLGVDACLQVLTCILLEHKVVLQSRDYNALSMSVMAFVAMIYPLEYMFPVIPLLPTCMASAEQLLLAPTPYIIGVPASFFLYKLDFKMPDDVWLVDLDSNRVIAPTNAEVLPILPEPESLELKKHLKQALASMSLNTQPILNLEKFHEGQEIPLLLGRPSNDLQSTPSTEFNPLIYGNDVDSVDVATRVAMVRFFNSPNVLQGFQMHTRTLRLFPRPVVAFQAGSFLASRPRQTPFAEKLARTQAVEYFGEWILNPTNYAFQRIHNNMFDPALIGDKPKWYAHQLQPIHYRVYDSGSQLAEALSVPPERDSDSDPTDDSGSDSMDYDDSSSSYSSLGDFVSEMMKCDINGDTPNVDPLTHAALGDASEVAIEELQNQKEAEEPGPDGESSQENPPLRSSPSTTVSSSPSTIIHGASSEPVDSAETDDKAAGGVPKSVPTVPPGMGKCSMDRHQTETGEGAQKLLRPSSLKLASDSDAESDSRASSPTSTVSSNSTEGFGGIMSLASSLYRNHSTSFSLSNLTLPTKGAREKSTPFPSLKGHRRALVDQKSSVIKHSPTVKREPPSPQGRASNSSENQQFLKEVVHSVLDGQGVGWLNMKKVRRLLESEQLRVFVLSKLNRTVQSEDEARQDVIPDVEISRKVYKGMLDLLKCTVLSLEQSFAHAGLGGMASIFGLLEIAQTHYYSKEPDKRKRSPTESISTPVGKDPGLAGRGDPKAMAQLRVPQLGPLAPSAPGKSPKELDTRSLKEENFVASIGPEVIKPTFDLGETDEKKSQVSADSGVSLTSGSQRTDPDSVISVSPAVMIRSSSQDSEVSTVVSNSSGETLGADSDLSSSAGDGPGGEGSAYLAGSRGTLSDSEIETNSATSAIFGKAHSLKPSVKEKLVGSPVRFSEDVSQRVYLYEGLLGRDKGSMWDQLEDAAMETFSISKERSTLWDQMQFWEDAFLDAVMLEREGMGMDQGPQEMIDRYLSLGEHDRKRLEDDEDRLLATLLHNLISYMLLMKVNKNDIRKKVRRLMGKSHIGLVYSQQINEVLDQLANLNGRDLSIRSSGSRHMKKQTFVVHAGTDTNGDIFFMEVCDDCVVLRSNIGTVYERWWYEKLINMTYCPKTKVLCLWRRNGSETQLNKFYTKKCRELYYCVKDSMERAAARQQSIKPGPELGGEFPVQDMKTGEGGLLQVTLEGINLKFMHNQVFIELNHIKKCNTVRGVFVLEEFVPEIKEVVSHKYKTPMAHEICYSVLCLFSYVAAVRSSEEDLRTPPRPVSS, encoded by the exons ATGGTGCAAAAGAAGAAGTCCTGTCCTCGGTTACTTGACTACCTGGTGATCGTAGGGGCCAG GCACCCGAGCAGTGACAGTGTGGCCCAGACTCCGGAACTGCTACGGCGGTACCCACTAGAGGACCACTCGGAGTTTCCCCTGCCCCCGGATGTCGTGTTCTTCTGCCAGCCGGAGGGCTGCCTGAGCGTGCGGCAGCGGCGCATGACCCTGCGGGATGACACCTCTTTTGTCTTCACCCTCACGGACAAGGACACTGGTGTCACCCGATATGGCATCTGCGTCAACTTCTACCGCTCCTTCCAAAAGCGCGTGCCTAAGGAAAAGGGGGAGGCCGGGCCAGGGTCCCGGGGGAAGGAAGGGCCCCGAGCCCCCTTCGTCTCCGAGGAGGTGGGCCCCAAGACCTCGGAGAGCGGCCCATCCCTGCAGCCGCCCAGTGCCGACTCCACCCCAGACGTGAGCCAGTCTCCGCGGGCCAGACGCCGGGCCAAGGCGGGGAGCCGGTCCCGCAACAGCACGCTGACGTCCCTGTGCGTGCTCAGCCACTACCCCTTCTTCTCTACCTTCCGAGAGTGTCTGTACACCCTCAAGCGTCTGGTGGACTGCTGCAGCGAGCGCCTGCTGGGCAAGAAACTGGGCCTCCCTCGAGGCATACAGAG GGACACCATGTGGCGAATCTTTACTGGATCGTTGTTAGTGGAGGAGAAGTCAAGTGCCCTGCTGCACGACCTCCGGGAGATTGAGGCCTGGATCTACCGGTTGCTGCGCTCCCCGGTACCTGTCTCGGGGCAGAAGCGAGTGGACATTGAGGTCCTGCCCCAGGAGCTCCAGCAGGCTCTGACCTTTGCTCTCCCAGACCCCTCTCGATTCACCCTAGTGGACTTCCCGCTGCACCTCCCCCTGGAGCTTCTGGGTGTGGACGCCTGTCTACAGGTGCTCACCTGCATCCTGTTAGAGCACAAG GTTGTGCTCCAGTCCCGAGACTACAATGCACTCTCCATGTCCGTGATGGCCTTTGTGGCGATGATCTACCCCTTGGAGTATATGTTTCCTGTTATCCCACTGCTGCCCACCTGCATGGCATCAGCAGAACAG CTGCTCTTGGCTCCAACACCATACATCATCGGAGTCCCTGCCAGCTTCTTCCTCTACAAACTGGACTTCAAAATGCCTGATGACGTGTGGCTAGTAGATCTGGACAGCAATAGG GTGATTGCCCCCACTAATGCGGAAGTGCTGCCTATCCTGCCAGAGCCGGAATCGTTAGAGTTGAAGAAGCATTTGAAGCAG GCCCTCGCCAGCATGAGTCTCAACACCCAACCCATCCTCAATCTGGAGAAATTCCACGAGGGCCAGGAGATCCCCCTTCTCCTGGGAAGGCCTTCTAATGACCTGCAGTCCACACCTTCCACCGAGTTCAACCCGCTCATCTACGGCAATGATGTGGATTCGGTGGATGTTGCAACCAG AGTGGCCATGGTCCGTTTCTTCAACTCCCCCAACGTGCTGCAGGGCTTTCAGATGCACACACGTACCCTACGTCTCTTCCCCCGGCCCGTGGTGGCTTTCCAAGCCGGCTCCTTTTTAGCCTCACGCCCCCGGCAGACTCCTTTCGCCGAGAAACTGGCCAGGACTCAGGCCGTGGAGTACTTTGGAGAATGGATCCTGAACCCCACCAACTACGCCTTCCAGCGGATTCACAACA ACATGTTCGATCCAGCTCTGATTGGCGACAAGCCCAAGTGGTATGCCCACCAGCTGCAGCCCATTCACTATCGAGTGTATGACAGTGGTTCCCAACTGGCCGAGGCGCTGAGCGTGCCGCCCGAGCGAGACTCTGACTCTGACCCAACTGACGACAG TGGGAGTGACAGCATGGATTATGACGATTCAAGCTCTTCTTACTCTTCCCTTGGTGACTTTGTCAGCGAGATGATGAAATGCGATATCAACGGTGATACTCCTA ACGTGGACCCTCTGACGCACGCGGCACTGGGAGATGCCAGCGAGGTGGCGATTGAGGAGCTGCAGAAccagaaggaggcagaggaaccCGGCCCGGATGGCGAGAGCTCTCAGGAAAACCCGCCCCTGCGCTCCAGCCCCAGCACCACTGTGAGCAGTAGCCCCAGCACCATTATCCACGGCGCCAGCTCT GAACCTGTTGACTCAGCAGAGACCGACGATAAGGCGGCAGGAGGCGTCCCCAAGTCCGTACCCACCGTGCCTCCCGGCATGGGCAAGTGCAGCATGGACAGGCATCAGACAGAAACCGGAGAGGG GGCTCAAAAGCTGCTGCGGCCCAGCAGCTTGAAGCTGGCAAGTGACTCAGACGCAGAGTCGGACTCTCGAGCGAGCTCGCCCACCTCCACTGTCTCCAGCAACAGCACGGAGGGCTTCGGGGGCATCATGTCTTTGGCCA GCAGCCTGTATCGGAACCACAGCACCAGCTTCAGCCTTTCGAACCTCACACTGCCCACCAAAGGAGCCCGAGAGAAGAGCACGCCCTTCCCCAGTCTGAAAG GGCACAGGCGGGCGTTGGTGGACCAGAAGTCGTCCGTCATTAAACACAGCCCGACCGTGAAGAGAGAGCCCCCGTCACCCCAGGGCCGAGCCAGCAACTCTAG TGAGAACCAGCAGTTCCTGAAGGAGGTGGTGCACAGCGTGCTGGACGGCCAGGGCGTCGGCTGGCTCAACATGAAGAAGGTGCGGCGGCTGCTGGAGAGCGAGCAGCTGCGCGTCTTCGTCCTGAGCAAGCTGAACCGCACGGTGCAGTCCGAGGACGAGGCCCGGCAGGATGTCATCCCCGACGTG GAGATCAGCCGGAAGGTGTACAAGGGCATGTTGGATCTGCTCAAGTGCACAGTCCTCAGTCTGGAGCAGTCCTTTGCCCACGCTGGCCTGGGTGGCATGGCCAGCATCTTCGGGCTTCTGGAGATCGCCCAGACCCACTACTACAGTAAAG AACCAGACAAGCGGAAGAGAAGTCCCACAGAGAGCATCAGTACACCAGTCGGCAAGGATCCTGGCCTGGCTGGGCGGGGGGACCCAAAGGCCATGGCACAGCTGAGGGTCCCCCAGCTGGGACCTCTGGCACCGAGTGCCCCAGGAAAGAgtcccaaagaactggacacCAGAAGTCTAAAGGAAGAGAACTTTGTGGCATCTATCG GGCCTGAAGTAATCAAACCCACCTTTGACCTTGGTGAGACCGACGAGAAAAAGTCCCAGGTCAGCGCAGACAGTGGTGTGAGCCTGACATCTGGTTCCCAG AGGACCGATCCAGACTCTGTCATCAGTGTGAGTCCCGCTGTGATGATCCGAAGCTCAAGTCAGGACTCTGAAGTTAGCACCGTG GTGAGCAACAGCTCCGGAGAGACCCTGGGAGCAGACAGCGACCTCAGCAGCAGTGCGGGTGATGGCCCAGGCGGCGAGGGCAGCGCCTACTTGGCAGGCTCTCGAGGCACCTTGTCTGACAGCGAGATCGAGACCAACTCTGCCACCAGTGCCATCTTT GGTAAAGCCCATAGCTTGAAGCCAAGTGTGAAGGAGAAGCTGGTGGGCAGCCCAGTTCGCTTTTCTGAAGACGTCAGCCAGCGAGTCTACCTCTACGAGGGACTCCTAG GAAGGGACAAAGGATCGATGTGGGACCAGTTAGAGGACGCTGCTATGGAGACCTTTTCTATAA GCAAAGAGCGTTCTACTTTATGGGACCAAATGCAGTTCTGGGAAGACGCGTTCTTAGATGCCGTGATGTTGGAGAGAGAAGGAATGGGCATGGACCAGGGTCCCCAGGAAATGATAGACAG GTACCTGTCCCTGGGAGAACACGACCGGAAGCGCCTGGAGGACGATGAAGACCGTCTGCTGGCCACACTCTTGCACAACCTCATCTCGTACATGCTGCTGATGAAG GTAAATAAGAATGACATCCGGAAGAAGGTGAGGCGCCTGATGGGAAAGTCCCATATTGGGCTTGTGTACAGTCAGCAAATCAATGAAGTCCTTGACCAGCTGGCCAACCTG AATGGACGCGATCTCTCCATCCGGTCCAGTGGCAGCCGGCACATGAAGAAGCAGACATTCGTGGTACATGCAGGGACAGACACGAATGGAGATATCTTTTTCATGGAG GTGTGTGACGACTGCGTGGTGCTGCGCAGTAACATCGGGACGGTGTACGAGCGCTGGTGGTACGAGAAACTCATCAACATGACCTACTGCCCCAAGACCAAGGTGCTGTGCTTGTGGCGCAGAAATGGCTCCGAGACCCAGCTCAACAAGTTCTATACTAAGAAG TGTCGGGAGCTGTACTACTGCGTGAAGGACAGCATGGAGCGCGCCGCCGCCCGCCAGCAGAGCATCAAGCCGG GGCCGGAATTGGGTGGCGAGTTCCCCGTGCAGGACATGAAGACTGGCGAGGGGGGCTTGCTGCAGGTCACCCTCGAAGGGATCAACCTCAAGTTCATGCACAACCAG